The genomic interval TCGGCGCTACCGACGAGCTTTCCGACGACTCCGTCGCTCCCGCGGAGTGATCCGGGCGCCAGACGGCGCGAACCTTGCGTAAGCCCCCCGCACCACCGGTCCGGTGTCTCGAAATCGGACCCGAACGGGGGACAAATGCATCGCGACCGCTGGACGCGGCCGGTCATCGCGGCCGCCACGGAGGTGCACCGCGTCCTCGGGGCCGGCCTGCTCGAATCCGTTTACAGACTCGCGCTCGTCGAGGAGCTTCGGAACCGTCGCATCCCGTTCGAGCAGAACAAGACGGTCCCAATTCGCTACCGCAGTCTCGTCCTGGTCACCGGCGTCGAGATCGAGCTGCTGGTTGCGGGGCAGCTGAT from Deltaproteobacteria bacterium carries:
- a CDS encoding GxxExxY protein — its product is MHRDRWTRPVIAAATEVHRVLGAGLLESVYRLALVEELRNRRIPFEQNKTVPIRYRSLVLVTGVEIELLVAGQLIVETLSAERITDWHRARLLTHLKFSGCRSGLLINFNVAHLSRGIRKIFLRTR